In Janthinobacterium sp. J1-1, a single genomic region encodes these proteins:
- the metK gene encoding methionine adenosyltransferase: MSNDYLFTSESVSEGHPDKVADQISDAILDAILTQDPNARVAAETLCNTGLVVLAGEITTHANVDYIQVARETIKRIGYDNTEYGIDYKGCAVLVAYDKQSPDIAQGVDEGAGIDLDQGAGDQGLMFGYACDETAELMPAAIHYAHRLVERQSQLRKDGRLPWLRPDAKSQVTLRYVDGRPVGVHTVVLSTQHAPEMTHAQIEEAVIEEIIKPILPREWLTETKFLVNPTGRFVIGGPQGDCGLTGRKIIVDTYGGAAPHGGGAFSGKDPSKVDRSAAYAARYVAKNIVAAGLARQCQVQVSYAIGVAKPINITVYTEGTGVIPDAEIAKLVLAHFDLRPKGIVQMLDLLRPIYQKSAAYGHFGREEPEFTWERTDKVALLRDAAGLK; encoded by the coding sequence ATGTCCAACGATTATCTCTTCACGTCCGAATCCGTCTCGGAAGGCCACCCCGACAAGGTTGCCGATCAAATTTCCGACGCCATTCTCGACGCCATCCTGACCCAGGACCCGAACGCCCGCGTGGCCGCCGAAACGCTGTGCAACACCGGCCTGGTGGTGCTGGCGGGTGAAATTACCACCCACGCCAATGTGGATTATATTCAAGTTGCGCGCGAGACCATCAAACGCATCGGTTACGACAACACCGAATACGGCATCGACTACAAGGGTTGCGCCGTGCTGGTGGCCTACGACAAGCAGTCGCCGGACATCGCGCAAGGCGTCGATGAAGGTGCCGGCATCGACCTCGACCAGGGCGCCGGCGACCAGGGCCTGATGTTCGGCTACGCCTGCGATGAAACGGCCGAGCTGATGCCCGCCGCCATCCACTACGCGCACCGTCTGGTCGAGCGCCAGTCGCAATTGCGCAAGGATGGCCGCCTGCCATGGCTGCGTCCGGACGCGAAATCGCAAGTGACCTTGCGCTATGTCGACGGCCGCCCTGTCGGCGTGCACACGGTGGTGCTGTCGACCCAGCATGCGCCGGAAATGACGCATGCGCAGATCGAAGAAGCCGTGATCGAGGAAATCATCAAGCCGATTTTGCCGCGCGAGTGGCTGACGGAAACCAAATTCCTCGTCAACCCGACCGGCCGCTTCGTCATCGGCGGCCCGCAAGGCGATTGTGGCCTGACCGGCCGCAAGATCATCGTCGACACCTACGGTGGCGCGGCCCCGCACGGCGGCGGCGCGTTCTCGGGCAAGGACCCCTCGAAAGTCGACCGTTCGGCCGCCTACGCCGCCCGCTACGTGGCGAAAAACATCGTCGCCGCCGGCCTGGCGCGCCAGTGCCAGGTGCAGGTCAGCTACGCCATCGGCGTGGCCAAGCCGATCAATATCACCGTCTATACCGAAGGCACGGGCGTGATTCCCGACGCGGAAATCGCGAAACTGGTGCTGGCTCACTTTGACCTGCGTCCGAAAGGCATCGTGCAGATGCTGGACCTGCTGCGCCCGATCTACCAGAAGAGCGCCGCCTACGGCCACTTCGGCCGCGAAGAGCCGGAATTCACGTGGGAGCGTACCGACAAGGTCGCCCTGTTGCGTGATGCGGCTGGCCTGAAGTAA
- a CDS encoding 5-formyltetrahydrofolate cyclo-ligase → MNSDPRITCDPASSPPIALQEKASLRKALLATRRALPEAVRRQWDAAIAQRLLAWCATENIAELAVYWPLHGEPDLHAAYAELNTRGVALSLPVVLEKHAPLAFTSWTPGELMVKDGMGVAVPAELRLRTAPATLLVPCLGFNPERYRLGYGGGYYDRTLEQAPRPRTLGIAYGCLQAQFASGPYDIALDHIVTEGDLL, encoded by the coding sequence ATGAATAGCGACCCTAGAATAACATGCGATCCGGCCAGCTCGCCACCCATTGCTCTACAGGAAAAGGCCAGCCTGCGCAAAGCCCTGCTGGCGACCCGCCGCGCCCTGCCCGAAGCCGTCCGTAGGCAGTGGGATGCGGCCATCGCACAGCGCCTGCTGGCATGGTGTGCAACTGAAAACATTGCCGAACTTGCCGTCTACTGGCCCCTCCATGGCGAACCCGACCTGCATGCCGCCTACGCCGAACTCAACACGCGTGGCGTGGCATTGAGCCTGCCGGTGGTACTGGAAAAGCATGCGCCGCTGGCGTTTACAAGCTGGACGCCGGGCGAGCTCATGGTCAAGGACGGCATGGGCGTGGCCGTGCCGGCCGAGCTGCGCTTGCGGACCGCCCCGGCGACCCTGCTGGTACCGTGCCTGGGTTTCAATCCGGAGCGCTACCGGCTCGGTTATGGCGGCGGTTACTATGACCGCACGCTGGAACAGGCGCCGCGCCCGCGTACCCTGGGCATCGCCTATGGCTGCCTGCAGGCGCAGTTTGCCAGCGGCCCATATGACATCGCCCTCGATCACATCGTGACCGAGGGCGATCTGCTCTGA
- the metF gene encoding methylenetetrahydrofolate reductase [NAD(P)H]: MATHNFSIEFFPPKTPEGAEKLRVTRARLSELQPKYFSVTFGAGGTTQQGTLDTVRDILAAGEEAAPHLSCVGGSRESIRAVLADFKAAGVSRIVALRGDLPSGYGASGEFRYANELVEFIRAETGDHFHIEVAAYPEVHPQARSPQDDLQAFARKVQAGADAAITQYFYNADAYFQFVEQTQKIGINVPIVAGIMPITNYTQLMRFSDMCGAEIPRWVRLKLASFGDDSASIKAFGLDVVTSLCERLLEGGAPGLHFYSMNQAAPTTALWQRLVK, from the coding sequence ATGGCAACCCATAACTTCAGTATTGAGTTTTTCCCGCCGAAAACCCCGGAAGGGGCGGAAAAATTGCGTGTCACGCGCGCCAGGCTGTCCGAACTGCAGCCGAAGTATTTTTCGGTGACGTTCGGCGCCGGCGGCACCACGCAGCAGGGCACGCTCGACACCGTGCGCGACATCCTGGCGGCCGGCGAAGAAGCCGCACCGCATCTGTCCTGCGTCGGCGGTTCGCGCGAGTCGATCCGCGCCGTGCTGGCCGATTTCAAGGCGGCCGGCGTGAGCCGCATCGTGGCCTTGCGCGGCGACTTGCCGAGCGGCTATGGCGCATCGGGCGAGTTCCGCTACGCCAACGAGCTGGTGGAATTCATCCGCGCCGAGACGGGCGACCATTTCCATATCGAAGTGGCGGCCTATCCCGAAGTGCATCCCCAGGCCCGTTCGCCGCAAGACGACCTGCAGGCGTTTGCGCGCAAGGTGCAGGCCGGCGCCGATGCGGCCATTACCCAGTATTTTTATAATGCTGACGCGTATTTCCAGTTTGTCGAGCAGACGCAGAAGATCGGCATCAACGTGCCCATCGTGGCCGGCATCATGCCGATCACGAACTACACACAGCTGATGCGCTTCTCCGACATGTGCGGTGCAGAAATTCCACGCTGGGTGCGGCTGAAACTGGCCAGCTTCGGCGACGACAGCGCCTCGATCAAGGCCTTTGGCCTCGATGTGGTGACCAGCCTGTGCGAACGCCTGCTCGAAGGCGGCGCACCGGGCTTGCATTTCTATAGCATGAACCAGGCGGCGCCCACCACCGCCTTGTGGCAGCGGCTGGTCAAGTAA
- the ahcY gene encoding adenosylhomocysteinase — MNAVLKSQHDYTIADITLAAWGDKEIKIAETEMPGLMAIREEFAAAQPLKGARITGSIHMTIQTAVLIQTLEALGAQVRWASCNIYSTQDHAAAAIAAAGTPVFAVKGESLDDYWEYTHRIFEWPSVDGKAVYSNMILDDGGDATLLLHLGVRAESDASVLSNPTSEEEICLYNSIKQRLAVDATWYSKRLPEILGVTEETTTGVHRLYQMHKEGKLAFPAINVNDSVTKSKFDNLYGCRESLVDGIKRATDVMIAGKVAVIAGYGDVGKGSAQAMRALSAQVWVTEVDPICALQAAMEGYRVVTMDYACEHGDIFVTCTGNYHILTHDHLTRMKDQAIVCNIGHFDNEIDVASLKQYEWENIKPQVDHIIFPSGRRIILLAEGRLVNLGCGTGHPSYVMSSSFANQTIAQIELYANTANYPVGVYTLPKHLDEKVARLQLKKLNAQLTELTQEQADYIGVRTEGPYKPEHYRY; from the coding sequence ATGAACGCCGTACTCAAATCGCAACACGACTACACCATCGCCGATATCACCTTGGCCGCATGGGGCGACAAAGAAATCAAGATTGCTGAAACGGAAATGCCTGGCCTGATGGCCATCCGCGAGGAATTCGCGGCAGCGCAGCCATTGAAGGGCGCGCGCATCACCGGTTCCATCCACATGACCATCCAGACCGCCGTGCTGATCCAGACCCTGGAAGCACTGGGCGCGCAAGTGCGCTGGGCGTCGTGCAACATCTATTCCACGCAAGACCACGCCGCCGCCGCCATCGCCGCCGCCGGCACGCCGGTATTCGCCGTCAAGGGCGAGTCGCTGGACGACTACTGGGAATACACGCACCGCATCTTCGAATGGCCTTCGGTCGACGGCAAGGCGGTCTACTCGAACATGATCCTCGACGATGGCGGCGACGCGACCCTGCTGCTGCACCTGGGCGTGCGCGCCGAGAGCGATGCTTCCGTGCTGTCGAACCCGACCTCGGAAGAAGAGATCTGCCTGTACAACTCGATCAAGCAGCGCCTGGCCGTCGATGCCACCTGGTACTCGAAGCGCCTGCCGGAAATCCTCGGCGTGACCGAAGAAACCACCACCGGCGTGCACCGCCTGTACCAGATGCATAAAGAAGGCAAGCTGGCCTTCCCTGCGATCAACGTCAACGACTCCGTCACCAAGTCGAAATTCGACAATCTGTACGGCTGCCGCGAATCGCTGGTCGACGGCATCAAGCGCGCCACCGACGTGATGATCGCCGGCAAGGTTGCCGTGATCGCCGGTTATGGCGACGTCGGCAAGGGTTCGGCCCAGGCCATGCGCGCGCTGTCGGCGCAAGTATGGGTGACGGAAGTCGATCCGATCTGCGCCCTGCAGGCGGCGATGGAAGGCTACCGCGTGGTGACCATGGATTACGCCTGCGAACACGGCGACATCTTTGTCACCTGCACCGGCAACTACCATATCCTGACGCACGATCACCTGACGCGCATGAAAGACCAGGCCATCGTCTGCAACATTGGTCACTTCGACAATGAAATCGACGTCGCCTCGCTCAAGCAATACGAGTGGGAAAACATCAAGCCGCAAGTCGACCACATCATCTTCCCGTCGGGCCGCCGCATCATCCTGCTGGCCGAAGGCCGCCTGGTCAACCTCGGTTGCGGTACCGGTCACCCGTCGTATGTGATGAGCTCGTCGTTTGCCAACCAGACGATCGCCCAGATCGAACTGTACGCCAATACGGCCAACTACCCGGTCGGCGTCTACACGCTGCCGAAACACCTCGATGAAAAAGTCGCGCGCCTGCAACTCAAAAAGTTGAATGCGCAACTGACGGAACTGACCCAGGAGCAAGCTGACTACATCGGCGTGCGTACGGAAGGTCCATACAAACCGGAACACTATCGTTACTAA
- a CDS encoding phage holin family protein, which yields MRLLLIWFINAAALFAVPYLMHSITMSSGWTALLAAALLGLVNALIRPLLVVLTLPVTFVSLGLFILIINGFLFWLVAQVVDGFHVASFWSAVGGAILYSIISWALSTLLLSKTDGNP from the coding sequence ATGCGCTTGCTTCTGATCTGGTTTATCAATGCGGCAGCCCTGTTTGCCGTGCCTTACCTGATGCATTCGATCACCATGAGCAGCGGCTGGACCGCGCTGCTGGCCGCTGCCTTGCTGGGGCTGGTCAATGCCCTGATCCGTCCGCTGCTGGTCGTGCTGACCCTGCCGGTGACCTTCGTGTCGCTGGGCCTGTTTATCCTGATTATCAACGGCTTTCTGTTCTGGCTGGTGGCGCAGGTGGTCGATGGCTTCCATGTCGCCAGTTTCTGGTCGGCCGTGGGTGGCGCCATTCTGTACAGCATCATTTCCTGGGCCTTGTCGACCTTACTTTTGAGTAAAACCGATGGCAACCCATAA